One segment of Anopheles stephensi strain Indian chromosome 3, UCI_ANSTEP_V1.0, whole genome shotgun sequence DNA contains the following:
- the LOC118513806 gene encoding kinesin-like protein KIF14, whose product MNSRIATPKHRFGPAATAATGGGTSSPTKASTPRSRPASSKLATCLLTRRTHLNTSSSESLPTTPVRTPKSGSVRPPSFGNGLEMKSKSSTSLDTNSCHTPSSTYRAPPVSSKSVSKDFGTPRNGLKRAVARENLLSARTPECFSRTSLDGPQAFGGRHRTSQTKLDETQRSVKEKDKDGTGSEISNLKVAVRIRPLSAKECIESVANIVRVENNELYINGGNTADNLAGVEHYFLYDHVFWSCNAEDPAYVSQAGVYNDLVHPLLDKAFEGYNTCLFAYGQTGSGKSYSMMGMDLDENYDVAPNPDAGIIPRFCHELFARINALKGQVHAEVEVSYFEIYNEKIHDLLSVTPTDGVITLSTPGQGSKRPALKVREHPLYGPYVVDLCKHPVDSHTALRNWLAVGNSQRATAATGMNDKSSRSHSIFSVVLKLVEIVHSSDTDDATDRPGSTSVKQTKQSKISLVDLAGSERVSQTCASGARLKEGVSINKSLLTLGKVIAALADPKKSANAYIPYRDSVLTWLLRENLGGNSRTVMLATISPASIHLDETLATLRYACQARSIVNRVKVNEHPHDRIIRELRAEVERLQVLRQDYERQKRLSEAHQHHHPPRKIIIETSVDDGEVEALRQQLAETEQELTNAQRSWRERLQEAEDVRRTEMKLLKRKGLALELSAEQKEPCLVNLAADPMLSGTLLYIIPPGTVRIGRPSSLSAPDIVLEGPLVSPNHCSIENKNGKLFLLPETNTEYETFVNGELIQDRRQLFHGDRLVIGGSHYFRISNPLCPNKKSAQIMVDFQLAHQEILHEQENRLRRELDAEKQAAIARIEAERMAHEQEYEERLACLELEKFKYKCRKELLETEQEALLQSTGKRDKSDGAKERPSLVRDSLDCAATTVQSNLAEEIRRIMEHTSEESLAHIQMMVKEASQRCRTVGLDYEFKQTQVWQDEGIFRAMINIVDRANGRVAEWLPARLEFWLGVVRERDDLTADNMFEHFDLTWNEAADQSANESLLNESHNSSSISLNLGSVKEAIRGRHSIASGSGSPSGGGSTRKSQGLFKSIFSRSGLTQPTNNTNDDRSCTASARKALFLDSEANDENVPINHQQPSPAKSAALQRFDQKAANYLRDLCVATLKLRKLCEKHQECDAPTATPDAQGKQNRNDSEEKLAARCLASVADIERTLQSIRSVLADHSIKEATLNAMEDDFGRTPKSVRFLLD is encoded by the exons ATGAATTCTCGCATTGCAACACCAAAACATCGGTTTggtccagcagcaacagctgctACCGGCGGTGGAACTTCGTCACCGACGAAAGCGTCCACTCCACGATCGCGTCCGGCAAGCTCGAAATTGGCTACCTGTTTGCTCACAAGGCGTACCCACTTGAATACATCGAGCTCGGAATCATTACCGACCACACCGGTCCGAACGCCCAAAAGCGGTTCCGTGCGTCCTCCTAGCTTTGGCAATGGGCTAGAAATGAAATCCAAATCGTCCACTTCGCTTGACACAAACAGTTGCCACACACCATCGTCCACGTACCGAGCACCGCCGGTATCGTCTAAAAGTGTTTCCAAAGACTTCGGTACACCGCGCAACGGATTGAAGCGTGCCGTAGCCCGCGAGAATTTGCTGAGCGCAAGGACACCGGAATGTTTTTCACGCACCTCACTGGACGGTCCCCAAGCGTTCGGAGGGAGACATCGTACCAGCCAAACAAAGCTCGATGAAACGCAACGCAGCGTAAAGGAAAAGGACAAAGATGGCACGGGAAGTGAAATAAGCAATCTGAAGGTAGCGGTACGCATTCGGCCCCTATCGGCGAAGGAATGCATCGAATCGGTGGCGAATATTGTCCGGGTAGAGAATAACGAGCTGTACATAAATGGGGGAAACACGGCCGATAATCTTGCCGGAGTCGAGCACTACTTTCTGTACGATCATGTGTTTTGGTCGTGTAACGCGGAGGATCCTGCTTACGTGAGTCAGGCGGGTGTGTACAACGACCTTGTCCATCCACTGCTCGATAAGGCGTTCGAAGGGTACAACACCTGCCTGTTCGCGTACGGTCAAACGGGATCCGGCAAGAGCTACAGCATGATGGGAATGGATCTGGATGAGAATTACGATGTAGCTCCGAACCCGGACGCTGGCATTATACCACGCTTTTGTCACGAGCTGTTCGCTCGGATTAATGCGCTGAAGGGCCAGGTGCATGCGGAGGTGGAAGTGAGCTATTTTGAAATTTACAACGAGAAAATACATGACCTACTGTCCGTTACGCCGACGGATGGCGTGATCACCCTATCGACCCCTGGCCAAGGATCTAAGCGACCGGCGCTGAAGGTCCGCGAACACCCTCTGTACGGTCCGTACGTGGTTGATCTATGCAAGCATCCGGTAGACTCCCACACTGCCTTACGGAATTGGCTGGCGGTTGGAAACAGCCAGCGAGCGACAGCGGCCACCGGCATGAACGATAAAAGTTCCCGATCACATTCGATCTTTTCGGTTGTGCTGAAGCTGGTCGAAATTGTGCACAGCAGCGATACGGACGATGCGACCGACCGCCCCGGTAGTACGTCGGTGAAGCAGacgaagcaaagcaaaattagTCTGGTCGATTTGGCCGGTTCCGAGCGTGTGAGCCAAACGTGTGCGAGTGGTGCACGGTTGAAGGAAGGCGTTAGCATCAACAAGAGTCTGCTGACGCTTGGGAAAGTCATAGCGGCACTAGCAGACCCGAAGAAAAGTGCGAATGCCTACATCCCGTACCGTGATTCGGTGCTTACATGGCTGCTGAGG GAAAATCTTGGCGGCAATTCGCGCACAGTAATGTTGGCCACCATTTCCCCGGCCAGCATTCATCTGGACGAAACGCTTGCCACGCTTCGGTACGCCTGCCAGGCACGTAGCATCGTTAACCGCGTGAAGGTGAACGAACATCCGCACGATCGTATTATCCGGGAGTTGCGAGCGGAGGTCGAGCGTCTGCAGGTCCTGCGGCAGGATTACGAGCGTCAAAAGCGTTTGTCCGAAGCgcaccaacatcatcatccaccGCGTAAAATCATCATCGAAACTTCCGTTGACGATGGTGAGGTTGAGGCACTGCGCCAACAGCTGGCCGAAACCGAGCAGGAGCTTACCAATGCTCAAAGGTCCTGGCGTGAACGGTTGCAGGAAGCGGAAGATGTCCGACGAACGGAGATGAAGCTGCTGAAGCGCAAAGGGCTGGCGTTGGAGTTGTCGGCCGAGCAGAAGGAACCGTGTCTGGTGAACCTGGCTGCCGATCCAATGCTGTCTGGGACGCTGCTGTACATCATTCCACCGGGGACGGTACGGATTGGACGACCGTCCTCCCTGTCGGCGCCAGATATTGTGCTGGAGGGTCCTCTCGTGTCGCCCAATCATTG CTcgatagaaaacaaaaatggaaagctATTTCTATTGCCGGAAACCAACACGGAGTATGAAACGTTCGTTAATGGTGAACTGATCCAGGATCGTCGTCAGTTGTTCCATGGCGATCGTCTGGTGATCGGAGGCTCACACTATTTCCGCATCTCGAATCCGCTGTGTCCGAACAAAAAATCTGCTCAGATT atGGTAGATTTCCAGCTGGCTCATCAGGAAATTTTGCACGAACAGGAGAACCGACTACGCCGTGAACTGGACGCCGAAAAGCAGGCAGCCATTGCGCGTATCGAAGCCGAACGGATGGCCCATGAGCAGGAGTACGAGGAGCGCCTGGCTTGTCTTGAGTTGGAGAAATTCAAGTACAAATGTCGCAAGGAACTGCTTGAAACGGAACAGGAAGCATTGCTACAATCAACCGGTAAGCGGGACAAGTCCGATGGTGCAAAGGAGCGTCCCTCACTCGTTCGCGATTCGCTCGATTGTGCTGCAACCACCGTGCAATCAAACTTGGCCGAAGAGATTCGCCGAATAATGGAGCACACGAGCGAGGAAAGCCTAGCACACATACAGATGATGGTAAAGGAAGCTAGTCAGCGATGCCGTACCGTTGGTTTGGACTACGAGTTCAAGCAAACGCAGGTGTGGCAAGATGAAGGCATTTTCCGGGCCATGATCAACATCGTCGATCGCGCCAATGGGCGTGTGGCTGAGTGGTTACCGGCCAGGCTAGAATTCTGGCTGGGTGTGGTGCGCGAACGGGACGATCTAACGGCCGACAACATGTTCGAACATTTCGATCTCACGTGGAACGAAGCGGCGGATCAATCGGCGAACGAATCGCTTCTAAACGAGTCACACAATTCAAGCAGCATTTCGTTGAATCTTGGCTCGGTGAAGGAAGCCATCCGTGGACGGCACAGTATCGCTTCCGGTTCCGGTAGCCCGAGCGGCGGTGGAAGCACCCGCAAATCGCAAGGACTTTTTAAATCCATTTTCTCGCGATCGGGACTAACGCAGCCGACTAATAACACCAACGATGATCGCAGCTGTACAGCCAGTGCAAGAAAAGCGCTCTTTCTCGACTCGGAAGCCAACGATGAGAATGTCCCCATCAACCATCAACAGCCATCACCAGCGAAAAGTGCTGCCCTGCAACGCTTCGATCAAAAAGCGGCCAACTATCTTAGGGACCTGTGCGTGGCGACACTGAAGCTTCGGAAGCTGTGTGAAAAGCATCAAGAATGCGACGCACCAACTGCCACTCCTGATGCGCAAGGTAAGCAGAATAGGAACGATTCGGAGGAAAAGTTGGCCGCCCGCTGCCTTGCGTCGGTGGCCGATATCGAGCGTACCTTGCAAAGCATTCGGTCGGTACTGGCTGACCACAGCATCAAGGAGGCGACGCTCAATGCAATGGAGGATGATTTCGGCCGAACGCCCAAATCGGTACGGTTTCTGTTGGACTAA
- the LOC118513829 gene encoding uncharacterized protein LOC118513829 yields MDIYYMSDSIQYSSFRGPVYRDYEKFPYGTLENPLNNPVSKAKQQQQQRRHHSNSSSSSTSAQAKLLSYIGKTASAGKSAKDSCPFCKEQKKRPLGAYMRKRGQRITTESISEDAEECNADELREEDEEEEMCTAARGMTLSTSPPGDQSSPAD; encoded by the exons ATGGATATCTACTACATGAGCGACAGCATCCAGTACTCCTCGTTCCGCGGTCCAGTTTACCGGGACTACGAGAAGTTCCCGTACGGTACGCTCGAGAATCCTCTGAACAATCCCGTCTCGAAAgctaagcagcagcagcaacagcgacgACACCACTCGAACTCGAGCAGTAGCAGCACAAGCGCTCAAG CCAAACTGCTAAGCTACATCGGCAAAACAGCGTCCGCTGGTAAATCGGCAAAGGATTCTTGCCCCTTTTGCAAGGAGCAAAAGAAGCGACCGCTCGGCGCATACATGCGGAAGCGTGGCCAACGCATCACGACCGAAAGCATCAGCGAGGACGCGGAAGAGTGCAACGCCGATGAGCTGcgcgaggaggacgaggaggaggagatgTGTACGGCGGCCCGGGGCATGACGCTGTCCACCAGCCCGCCCGGTGACCAATCATCGCCAGCAGATTAG
- the LOC118513820 gene encoding protein catecholamines up produces the protein MKHAESRGSAPKVKVPLKEESSSYRVHIALGLFLVIMFLSFPTLCGAHGQHAHDHDHDHDHHHHHESPSFKYSKHANEMYEEEPVAVPHHHHHHHHGGDENHDHHHHHHDGGHHHHHHHQEKPTGDSKPPRDTFYIWVHSLGSTLLISAAPFFILFAIPLDNTEEMQPRLKTLLAFASGGLLGDAFLHLIPHAIQPHSHADGGHSHGHGHSHGHSHNHHHGEEGESHGHDMRVGLWVLAGIIVFLAVEKFVRLIKKDTGHGHGHGHSHGGSKPVAAPAQDKKAAKSSPPPSPTEGKKEKKDGGKKQPEGSTKSKKEEAKAKGKAVRKEPKKEATIKIAGYLNLAADFTHNFTDGLAIGASYLAGNSIGLITTITILLHEVPHEIGDFAILVKSGCSKKKAMLLQLTTAVGALAGTVLALLGSGSDAAESWVLPFTAGGFIYIATVSVIPELLEESTKLWQSLKEITAMLAGVGMMGSCLKVIEHTIEQR, from the exons atgaaacacgCCGAAAGCCGGGGGTCTGCCCCGAAGGTGAAGGTTCCGCTGAAGGAAGAATCCTCCTCCTACCGGGTGCATATAGCGCTCGGGCTGTTTCTTGTGATAATGTTCCTGTCCTTCCCGACGCTATGTGGCGCTCACGGACAGCATGCCCACGATCATGACCATGATCAtgatcaccaccatcatcacgaaAGTCCCAGCTTTAAGTATTCGAAGCATGCGAACGAGATGTACGAGGAAGAACCGGTAGCGGTtccacatcatcaccatcaccatcatcatggtGGAGATGAGAACCAcgaccatcatcaccaccatcatgatggcggtcatcatcatcatcaccatcatcaggaAAAGCCAACTGGTGACAGTAAACCTCCGAGAG ATACGTTCTACATCTGGGTGCATTCCCTTGGCTCGACGTTGCTGATTAGTGCGGCACCGTTTTTCATCCTCTTTGCCATTCCGCTAGATAACACGGAAGAGATGCAGCCACGGTTAAAAACACTGCTTGCGTTCGCTTCGGGCGGTTTGTTGGGCGATGCCTTCCTGCACCTGATCCCACACGCTATTCAGCCACATTCGCACGCGGACGGTGGTCACTCGCACGGTCACGGCCACAGCCACGGGCACtctcataatcatcatcatggtgAGGAAGGCGAAAGCCATGGGCACGATATGCGTGTCGGACTGTGGGTTTTGGCTGGAATTATAGTGTTCCTGGCGGTCGAGAAGTTCGTGCGTTTGATAAAGAAAGATACGGGACATGGGCATGGTCATGGACACAGTCACGGTGGATCGAAACCGGTGGCTGCACCGGCACAAGACAAAAAGGCTGCCAAAAGctcgccaccaccatccccaaccgagggtaagaaggagaagaaggacGGTGGCAAGAAGCAACCGGAAGGTAGCACGAAGTCGAAAAAGGAGGAAGCGAAAGCAAAGGGCAAAGCCGTGCGGAAAGAACCGAAGAAGGAGGCTACCATTAAGATCGCCGGCTATCTTAATCTGGCGGCCGATTTTACGCACAACTTCACGGATGGTTTGGCGATCGGTGCGTCTTATCTGGCGGGTAACAGTATCGGCTTGATCACCACGATCACTATCCTGCTGCATGAGGTGCCGCACGAAATCGGTGACTTTGCCATCCTGGTAAAGTCGGGATGCTCCAAGAAGAAGGCGATGCTGTTGCAACTAACGACGGCCGTCGGTGCGCTGGCCGGTACCGTGCTTGCCCTGCTGGGCAGTGGGAGTGATGCGGCAGAATCGTGGGTACTTCCATTCACCGCCGGTGGCTTCATCTACATCGCGACCGTATCGGTGATACCGGAGCTGCTGGAAGAGTCCACCAAGCTGTGGCAATCGCTGAAGGAAATTACGGCCATGTTGGCCGGCGTGGGCATGATG GGATCGTGTCTGAAGGTGATTGAACACACGATAGAACAAAGATGA
- the LOC118513818 gene encoding WW domain-binding protein 11 — MGRRSINTTKSGKYMNPTDQARKEARKKELKKNKKQRQMVRAAVLKGKDPAQLIEEMEKIDEMEFNVYQPSPLNEKVLKEKRKKLKETLDRVMRLYQADDPDLWAELKRKEVDYEKRRNKRIQYYESVRHAEQVQVDDIPLPSATETPTPLSIPRIPMPPNVAPPSIVPPLRSVPPPAPLLKKPVENPVEPTEPVDDDDGIPGCPPGPPPDLFDMPELDYDLENFHAETQKSVKFYDDGDSKDNTEESDGGEKQVKQPNTVQQKMLALSGQNIDDFMKEMESVQKKKEQSHADSTSLSSIPTPSAPPLPNPAPAPDASMPKFMPMPSSIPMPGPPGSMQPLMIRPPPLRPPGLSGMPGGLRIPGRPGIPGGPPPGMPPRMGIRMPPGPPAGPPPKHIQQQRNMQLHQQAQQQQLLQQKDPKSATISAKPQIRNLSADVTRFVPSALRAKKDEVRKAKPPTRPVHDQHDARTVTADSSKPTKDDAYLQFMREMEDLL, encoded by the coding sequence ATGGGTCGTCGTTCGATAAACACCACCAAGAGTGGTAAGTACATGAACCCGACGGACCAGGCCCGCAAGGAAGCTCGCAAAAAGGagctgaagaaaaacaaaaagcagcgCCAGATGGTCCGGGCTGCCGTGCTGAAGGGGAAAGATCCGGCACAGCTTATCGAGGAGATGGAAAAGATCGACGAGATGGAGTTTAACGTGTACCAACCGTCGCCGTTGAACGAGAAAGTGCTGAAGGAAAAGCGTAAAAAGCTGAAGGAAACGCTGGATCGGGTGATGCGGTTGTACCAGGCGGATGATCCGGATCTGTGGGCGGAATTGAAACGGAAGGAGGTGGATTACGAAAAGCGTCGGAATAAGCGTATCCAGTACTACGAAAGTGTGCGCCATGCGGAACAGGTGCAGGTGGATGATATCCCACTTCCGTCGGCAACGGAAACACCTACGCCGCTGTCCATCCCGCGCATCCCGATGCCACCGAATGTGGCACCGCCTAGTATTGTGCCTCCGTTAAGGAGTGTACCACCGCCGGCACCTTTACTGAAGAAACCGGTTGAAAATCCGGTAGAACCAACCGAACcggtcgatgatgatgatggcataCCGGGCTGTCCACCGGGACCTCCACCCGACCTCTTCGACATGCCCGAGCTGGATTACGATCTGGAGAACTTCCACGCGGAAACACAGAAGAGCGTCAAGTTCTACGACGACGGTGATTCAAAGGATAACACGGAAGAGTCGGATGGTGGCGAAAAGCAGGTGAAGCAACCGAACACCGTACAGCAGAAGATGCTTGCCCTGTCCGGTCAAAACATCGACGACTTCATGAAGGAGATGGAAAgtgtgcagaagaaaaaagagcaaTCCCACGCGGATTCGACATCGCTGTCCTCTATACCGACCCCATCGGCTCCTCCATTACCGAACCCAGCACCAGCTCCCGACGCTTCAATGCCCAAGTTCATGCCAATGCCATCCTCCATCCCAATGCCCGGCCCACCAGGATCGATGCAACCGCTCATGATACGGCCGCCACCGCTAAGGCCACCCGGTCTTTCCGGTATGCCCGGCGGACTTCGTATACCCGGACGACCTGGTATCCCTGGCGGTCCACCACCCGGTATGCCACCTCGGATGGGCATTCGGATGCCGCCCGGACCACCTGCCGGACCACCTCCAAAACACATACAGCAACAGCGCAACATGCAGCTACACCAACaggcccaacagcagcagctgctccagCAGAAAGATCCCAAAAGTGCCACCATTTCGGCAAAACCACAGATTCGAAACCTCAGCGCGGACGTTACCCGGTTCGTGCCTAGTGCGTTGCGCGCGAAAAAGGACGAAGTGCGGAAGGCGAAGCCACCGACCCGGCCCGTGCACGATCAGCACGACGCACGTACGGTCACGGCGGATTCTTCCAAGCCAACGAAGGACGATGCTTATCTACAGTTTATGCGTGAGATGGAAGATTTGCTGTAA
- the LOC118513822 gene encoding tetratricopeptide repeat protein 19 homolog, mitochondrial, which produces MFRSATTSSLASRFFISINHPRIAPLTIPLASFTNHAPIALEGTARQRQYNRNRARDVQYQQQEQQRKRRPGPLHFIAASSFLSWFSKKSDDENTPESQLITIIKRSILSIQKEEYQKAEQMLHLALKMAQDLQSKDGITYIYDIMANLAMEVGDFAKAEKLFVNVMQRLFSDGFLEDHIKMLHISSKVAHLAQLQGHLDKAAQGFEWTLAKLEEKLKQLGDDNVKEIRELWGITKNWYAQLLMESKRFAEAKQAFLQAYEAYTEIHGKLTEEGLTILNNLSVACSNLEDYASAERFLKEAISLAAQIPDLSEAGVYKANLGLLYLQQGLLRQASEFCTFAWRYGNQHKHEETVIQATYCLEQIKAMQK; this is translated from the exons ATGTTCCGCTCGGCAACGACCTCATCCCTTGCCTCACGGTTCTTTATCTCGATAAATCACCCACGAATAGCGCCACTTACCATTCCGCTTGCTTCGTTCACGAATCATGCACCAATCGCGCTCGAAGGAACGGCCCGGCAGCGCCAATACAACCGGAACCGCGCCCGAGACGTACAGTATCAGCAGCAAGAACAGCAGCGAAAAAGACGCCCAGGCCCGCTACACTTTATCGCCGCTAGCTCATTTCTGTCCTGGTTTAGCAAAAAATCCGACGATGAGAACACACCCGAAAGTCAGCTGATCACCATCATCAAACGCTCGATCCTATCGATACAGAAAGAGGAATACCAGAAGGCGGAGCAAATGTTACATCTCGCACTGAAGATGGCGCAGGACTTGCAGAGCAAGGATGGCATCACATACATCTACGACATTATGGCTAACCTCGCGATGGAGGTCGGTGATTTCGCCAAGGCAGAAAAACTTTTCGTCAACGTTATGCAGCGACTGTTTTCGGACGGGTTTCTTGAGGATCACATCAAAATGCTGCACATCAGCTCGAAGGTAGCGCATCTGGCCCAGCTGCAAGGACATCTGGATAAAGCGGCGCAAGGGTTCGAGTGGACGTTGGCGAAGTTGGAGGAAAAGCTGAAACAGCTCGGCGACGATAACGTGAAAGAGATCCGGGAGCTGTGGGGAATCACGAAGAACTGGTACGCGCAGCTGCTGATGGAGAGTAAACGCTTTGCGGAAGCGAAACAAGCGTTCCTGCAAGCGTACGAAGCGTACACCGAGATACACGGGAAGCTCACCGAGGAAGGGCTTACGATACTGAACAATCTCAGCGTAGCGTGCTCAAAT TTGGAAGATTACGCTTCGGCGGAACGGTTCCTGAAGGAGGCCATTTCACTCGCGGCCCAAATTCCGGACCTCTCGGAAGCCGGCGTGTACAAAGCGAATCTCGGTTTGCTTTACCTTCAGCAGGGCCTACTGCGACAGGCGTCCGAGTTTTGCACGTTCGCCTGGCGCTATGGCAACCAACACAAGCACGAAGAGACTGTGATACAGGCAACGTACTGTCTGGAGCAAATTAAAGCGATGCAAAAGTAA